The genomic segment AAATAGCAAGATATGCTGTACCACAAGCCTCCTGGACATATTTGACATCGGTATAGTAATTGTCCTCAACAGGAGCATTTTTTAAGATTTCCTTTGCATTATTTAAATACCTTAATGCCTCGTTCATTTTATCCAATCTTTTCAATAAAAGCCTTTGCGGATTTTAAGGCTTCTTTAACCATATTTACATTATAAAGGTCTCCTCTGTAATAGCCAGCAATATGGAGTTCATGGTAGAGATGGTCAAATTGCCTAAAGAGCTTTCCATTGTGGATGTCTAAATGTTTTCTCAATGCACTTGAATAAGCCTCATATGACTTGGGAAGCTCCTTTTTTAAAAGCCCTTTGTTTAGCAAATAGCCATCTATTGCCTTTAGAACGGCAAGATATGCTGTACCACAAGCCTCCTGGACATACTTAACATCACTATAATCATTGTCCTCAATGGGAGCTTTTCTTAATATCCCTTTTGCGTTGCTTAAATACCTTAATACTTCGTTCATCTCATTTTACCACCATTGATTTT from the bacterium genome contains:
- a CDS encoding DUF5618 family protein → MNEVLRYLSNAKGILRKAPIEDNDYSDVKYVQEACGTAYLAVLKAIDGYLLNKGLLKKELPKSYEAYSSALRKHLDIHNGKLFRQFDHLYHELHIAGYYRGDLYNVNMVKEALKSAKAFIEKIG